The Polyangium spumosum genome includes a window with the following:
- a CDS encoding ATP-binding protein, with product MSAWVVAYVAIATFCFVARRRERLRGREADFFLFGFFCLALAVHTAGVAALHVLRGADVVRMVLVASDVGRVLAAGLVAHVVAQLSQWRLARRALVGIYGAAAALAVAVVVDDLRRHGVVAEAPVTVLGVSVVQVVTPRGALSVVVSIGALVASLFGATVFVRGALRGRVDLLPSLWGALALVVSTGYDGIHGVLGHGKPLASPYGYAAFVMGVVMSLLSRYASLRLRLEERAGELKTRSAEIARAYEELRAAQAELVRKEQLAAVGELSAVIAHEVRNPLAIITTAVATLRREGLGEDDRQTLLGILDEEASRLNRLVGDLLRYARPVRCERQLVSAREIVERALALSQNQTSVKVTFVEPEPLERIQADPMLLRQVFENIVTNALQAMPSGGSLTVTLVPQVENSVHGVEVRVADTGEGMDTSVRDRALDPFFTTRAAGTGLGLAIVARIVDAHGGRLSIQSDVGAGTEVRIFLPQQGEPPPGRRSVPPEVSRTSSLPPMPVEVRRAFAGRKA from the coding sequence ATGAGCGCTTGGGTGGTCGCGTACGTCGCGATCGCCACGTTCTGCTTCGTCGCGCGGCGGCGGGAGCGCCTGCGCGGGCGCGAGGCCGACTTCTTCCTGTTCGGTTTCTTTTGCCTCGCGCTCGCGGTGCACACGGCGGGCGTGGCGGCGCTGCACGTGCTCCGGGGCGCCGACGTCGTGCGGATGGTGCTCGTCGCCTCGGACGTGGGGCGCGTGCTCGCGGCGGGGCTCGTCGCGCACGTGGTCGCGCAGCTCTCGCAGTGGAGGCTCGCGCGGCGCGCGCTCGTGGGGATCTACGGCGCCGCAGCGGCGCTCGCCGTGGCCGTCGTGGTGGACGATCTGCGGCGCCACGGGGTGGTGGCCGAGGCGCCCGTGACGGTGCTCGGGGTCTCGGTCGTGCAGGTCGTGACGCCGCGCGGCGCGCTCTCGGTCGTGGTGTCGATCGGGGCGCTCGTGGCGTCGCTCTTCGGCGCGACGGTCTTCGTGCGAGGCGCGCTGCGAGGACGCGTGGACCTCTTGCCCTCGCTCTGGGGCGCGCTCGCGCTCGTCGTGAGCACGGGTTACGACGGCATTCACGGCGTGCTCGGGCACGGCAAGCCGCTCGCGAGCCCCTACGGCTACGCGGCGTTCGTGATGGGCGTCGTGATGTCGCTCCTGTCGCGGTACGCGTCGCTGCGGCTGCGGCTCGAGGAGCGCGCGGGGGAGCTGAAGACGAGGTCGGCGGAGATCGCGCGGGCCTACGAGGAGCTACGCGCGGCGCAGGCGGAGCTCGTGCGCAAGGAGCAGCTCGCGGCCGTCGGGGAGCTCTCGGCGGTGATCGCGCACGAGGTGCGGAACCCGCTGGCGATCATCACGACCGCCGTGGCGACGCTCCGGCGCGAGGGGCTCGGCGAGGACGATCGGCAGACGCTGCTCGGGATCCTCGACGAGGAGGCGTCGCGGCTGAACCGGCTCGTGGGGGATCTGCTCCGGTACGCGCGGCCGGTGCGCTGCGAGCGGCAGCTCGTGTCGGCGCGCGAGATCGTGGAGCGCGCGCTCGCGCTCTCGCAGAACCAGACGAGCGTGAAGGTGACGTTCGTGGAGCCGGAGCCGCTCGAGCGTATCCAGGCCGATCCGATGCTCCTCCGGCAGGTGTTCGAGAACATCGTGACGAACGCGCTGCAGGCCATGCCGAGCGGAGGTTCGCTCACGGTCACGCTCGTGCCGCAGGTGGAGAACAGCGTACACGGGGTCGAGGTGCGCGTCGCGGACACGGGCGAGGGGATGGACACGTCGGTGCGGGATCGCGCGCTCGATCCGTTCTTCACGACGCGGGCGGCGGGGACGGGGCTCGGCCTCGCGATCGTGGCGCGTATCGTGGACGCGCACGGCGGGCGTCTGTCGATCCAGAGCGACGTGGGCGCGGGGACGGAGGTGCGGATCTTCTTGCCGCAACAAGGGGAGCCGCCGCCGGGGCGGAGGAGCGTGCCGCCGGAGGTGAGCCGCACGAGCTCGCTGCCGCCGATGCCGGTCGAGGTGCGGCGCGCGTTTGCAGGGAGGAAGGCGTGA
- a CDS encoding isochorismatase family protein, whose product MRRLDPKASVVLVVDVQDKLAAAMPEDRMKDLVRAATVLLEAADLLGARVLATEQYPAGLGRTITPIGDKLRAMSAPVVEKIDFSACDDIGFERAWATSGPPRAAIVLGMETHVCVMQTVRELCTRGVDVHVVADGVASRRDDHRAVGLDLCRAAGATLTTMETVVFDWLGRAGTDNFKKLSKLIR is encoded by the coding sequence ATGCGACGGCTCGATCCCAAGGCCAGCGTGGTGCTCGTCGTCGACGTGCAAGACAAACTCGCCGCGGCGATGCCCGAGGACCGCATGAAGGACCTCGTCCGCGCCGCCACCGTGCTCCTCGAGGCCGCGGACCTTCTCGGCGCGCGCGTGCTCGCCACCGAGCAGTACCCCGCGGGCCTCGGCCGCACCATCACCCCGATCGGGGACAAACTCCGCGCCATGAGCGCGCCCGTCGTCGAGAAGATCGACTTCTCCGCCTGCGACGACATCGGCTTCGAACGCGCGTGGGCGACGAGCGGCCCTCCGCGCGCCGCGATCGTCCTCGGCATGGAGACCCATGTCTGCGTGATGCAGACCGTGCGTGAGCTCTGCACACGTGGCGTCGACGTGCACGTCGTCGCCGACGGCGTCGCCTCGCGCCGCGACGATCACCGCGCCGTCGGCCTCGATCTCTGCCGCGCCGCCGGCGCCACCCTCACCACCATGGAGACCGTCGTCTTCGACTGGCTCGGGCGCGCCGGGACGGACAACTTCAAAAAGCTCTCGAAGCTGATCCGGTGA
- a CDS encoding peroxiredoxin has protein sequence MIRVGEKAPEFSASASTGANVSLSAMRGKRVVLYFFPKAFTSGUTVEASRFRDAYKEIVALGGEVVGVSTDKHETQCDFAKSLSVEFPMIGDADKRIAKAYGVLWPIIGLDRRITFVIDEQGIVRGVFNYELLPHKHVDDAIALLRELAAKAG, from the coding sequence ATGATCCGCGTCGGCGAAAAGGCCCCCGAGTTCAGCGCGAGCGCGTCCACGGGCGCAAACGTCAGCCTCTCTGCGATGCGCGGCAAGCGCGTCGTTTTGTACTTCTTCCCCAAGGCCTTCACCTCCGGGTGAACGGTCGAGGCGTCGCGGTTTCGCGACGCATACAAGGAGATCGTCGCCCTCGGCGGCGAGGTCGTCGGCGTCTCGACGGACAAACACGAGACGCAGTGTGACTTCGCGAAGTCCCTCTCCGTGGAGTTCCCCATGATCGGGGACGCGGACAAACGCATCGCCAAGGCGTACGGTGTCCTCTGGCCGATCATCGGCCTCGACCGGCGCATCACGTTCGTGATCGACGAGCAAGGCATCGTGCGGGGCGTGTTCAACTACGAGCTGCTCCCGCACAAGCACGTGGACGACGCGATCGCGCTGTTACGCGAGCTCGCCGCAAAAGCAGGCTAA
- a CDS encoding vWA domain-containing protein: MARASGTSRGTLGENGSSGAKRRAAWRSSFALAMFALAPAALVFACSAEQPLTPRPGEGGTGGTGAGTSVGPCVDGQVRACSVTIGEHNGILTCLDGKQACVEGTWGACAEGTISSRAAPPKAKVRQTSARPDDGAGGVIVYSHTAGPCVNNPCDPSCQVFEEQPDAGLTPDASGSIYDWQTGDLGDFPGGLVNKGLKEPCAQASDCQYNMQCRSPVTGTCAHHKCAEGSGLAADCDPCVTKICDIDPSCCAQPYEGTCAHDPCKVGGKLKSSCDACVKEVCKAKASCCSGTWDQSCVDLIPSECGKTCDAALGGWDPTCVDKVYTVCGATCQDAGNCEHSKCYAGPPLNPACDPCVAKVCAVSPSCCSTTWDNLCVDKVATLCQESCPVKGDCVPWLPGETDPQCTGIDLSVGVPCNGVVPVCNHGKTEAPAGVRLVHFPANSQQYPKCAPDQTHPNMQECLTQEPIPPGQCISVDANACGIGNGNREIMINPPKKNAASPYFDECFCENNWSLSSGGNGCAPPECSVVTSKTVRQVNMFVQFDRSGSMTINDRWGKATGALKNFFKDPSSAGLGVALRFWEHFKPVAGCDDTACNVDACSVPLVPLAKLTSDPAPTDAQEQKLVAAIDATLPTADTPLQPALAGAEKWAKAYQLANPAQQTVVVLVTDGKPNSCGNDNATIAAFAEDALVNAGVLTYAIGIQDSSPTLMNLIAQKGGTGSAFFISDADDIAQKFLSAMLQIKGDTVSCEFDLPNAGLFDPTNATVVYTPTQGQQVNMAKVLDAASCGNGWYFDNAANPSKITLCPTTCQTVLNDAGAQIDVQLGCPGSYDPATYTHVYQATCPTGTKVQWGWFAYDTVTPGDSNVIFAARTATAADQLSGAFTTLATARATPADTQLCTMAGPAPCPIDVYTKLDLPGARQEFLEFSVTFNPTTNKGAAPTLNGWEITYSCVDSE, encoded by the coding sequence ATGGCGCGTGCGTCGGGCACATCGAGAGGGACGCTCGGGGAGAACGGCTCGTCCGGCGCGAAGCGGCGCGCGGCGTGGAGATCGAGCTTCGCCCTCGCGATGTTCGCGCTCGCGCCGGCGGCGCTCGTCTTCGCGTGTTCGGCCGAGCAGCCGCTCACGCCGCGGCCTGGCGAAGGCGGCACCGGCGGCACCGGCGCGGGGACGAGCGTGGGCCCCTGCGTCGACGGCCAGGTGCGCGCCTGCTCCGTCACGATCGGCGAGCACAACGGCATCCTCACCTGCCTCGACGGCAAGCAGGCGTGCGTCGAGGGCACGTGGGGCGCGTGCGCCGAGGGCACCATCTCTTCCCGCGCGGCGCCTCCGAAGGCGAAGGTCCGACAGACCTCCGCGCGCCCCGACGACGGCGCCGGCGGCGTCATCGTCTACAGCCACACCGCTGGCCCGTGCGTGAACAACCCCTGCGATCCTTCCTGCCAGGTCTTCGAGGAGCAGCCCGACGCGGGCCTCACGCCCGACGCCTCGGGCAGCATCTACGACTGGCAGACCGGCGACCTCGGCGACTTCCCCGGGGGCCTCGTGAACAAGGGCCTCAAGGAGCCCTGCGCGCAGGCGAGCGACTGCCAGTACAACATGCAGTGCCGCAGCCCCGTGACGGGCACGTGCGCGCACCACAAGTGCGCCGAGGGCTCTGGCCTCGCCGCCGACTGCGATCCGTGCGTCACGAAGATCTGCGACATCGATCCGAGCTGCTGCGCCCAGCCCTACGAGGGCACCTGCGCGCACGACCCGTGCAAGGTGGGCGGCAAGCTCAAGTCGAGCTGCGACGCTTGCGTGAAGGAGGTCTGCAAGGCCAAGGCGAGCTGCTGCAGCGGCACCTGGGATCAGAGCTGCGTCGACCTCATCCCGAGCGAGTGTGGCAAGACGTGCGACGCGGCCCTCGGCGGCTGGGATCCGACGTGTGTCGACAAGGTCTACACGGTCTGCGGCGCCACGTGCCAGGACGCGGGGAACTGCGAGCACAGCAAGTGTTACGCGGGCCCGCCGCTCAACCCGGCCTGTGATCCGTGCGTCGCCAAGGTCTGCGCCGTCAGCCCCTCGTGTTGCTCGACGACCTGGGACAACCTCTGCGTCGACAAGGTCGCGACCCTCTGCCAGGAGAGCTGCCCGGTCAAAGGCGACTGCGTCCCGTGGCTCCCCGGCGAGACGGATCCGCAGTGCACCGGCATCGACCTCTCCGTCGGCGTCCCCTGCAACGGCGTCGTGCCCGTGTGCAACCACGGAAAAACCGAGGCGCCCGCGGGCGTCCGCCTCGTGCACTTCCCGGCGAACTCGCAGCAGTACCCGAAGTGCGCGCCCGACCAGACGCACCCCAACATGCAGGAGTGCCTCACGCAGGAGCCGATCCCGCCCGGCCAGTGCATCAGCGTCGACGCGAACGCTTGCGGCATCGGCAACGGCAACCGCGAGATCATGATCAACCCGCCGAAGAAAAACGCGGCGAGCCCCTACTTCGACGAGTGCTTCTGCGAGAACAACTGGTCGCTCTCGAGCGGCGGCAACGGCTGCGCGCCGCCCGAGTGCTCGGTCGTCACGAGCAAGACCGTCCGGCAGGTGAACATGTTCGTCCAGTTCGACCGCTCCGGCTCGATGACGATCAACGACCGCTGGGGCAAGGCCACCGGCGCGCTGAAGAACTTCTTCAAGGATCCCTCGTCCGCCGGCCTCGGCGTCGCGTTGCGCTTCTGGGAGCACTTCAAGCCCGTCGCCGGCTGCGACGACACGGCCTGCAACGTCGACGCTTGCTCCGTCCCGCTCGTCCCGCTCGCCAAGCTCACGAGCGACCCCGCGCCCACCGACGCGCAGGAGCAGAAGCTCGTCGCCGCCATCGACGCCACGCTCCCGACCGCTGACACGCCGCTCCAGCCTGCGCTCGCGGGCGCAGAGAAGTGGGCGAAGGCCTACCAGCTCGCGAACCCCGCGCAGCAGACCGTCGTCGTGCTCGTCACCGACGGCAAGCCGAACTCTTGCGGCAACGACAACGCCACCATCGCCGCCTTCGCCGAGGACGCGCTCGTGAACGCCGGCGTGCTCACCTACGCGATCGGCATCCAGGACTCGAGCCCGACGCTCATGAACCTCATCGCGCAGAAGGGCGGCACCGGCTCGGCGTTCTTCATCTCCGACGCCGACGACATCGCGCAGAAGTTCCTCTCGGCCATGCTCCAGATCAAGGGCGACACGGTCTCCTGCGAGTTCGACCTCCCGAACGCGGGCCTCTTCGATCCGACGAACGCCACCGTCGTCTACACGCCCACGCAGGGCCAGCAGGTGAACATGGCGAAGGTCCTCGACGCGGCCTCGTGCGGCAACGGCTGGTACTTCGACAACGCCGCGAACCCCTCGAAGATCACCCTCTGCCCGACCACGTGCCAGACGGTCCTGAACGACGCCGGCGCGCAGATCGACGTGCAGCTCGGCTGCCCCGGCTCCTACGATCCGGCCACGTACACGCACGTCTACCAGGCCACGTGCCCCACGGGGACGAAGGTGCAGTGGGGCTGGTTCGCCTACGACACCGTCACGCCCGGCGACTCGAACGTGATCTTCGCCGCGCGCACCGCGACCGCGGCGGACCAGCTCTCCGGCGCCTTCACCACGCTCGCGACGGCGCGCGCGACGCCCGCCGACACGCAGCTCTGCACCATGGCCGGCCCCGCGCCTTGCCCGATCGACGTCTACACGAAGCTCGATCTCCCGGGCGCGCGGCAGGAGTTCCTCGAGTTCTCCGTCACCTTCAACCCCACCACCAACAAGGGCGCGGCGCCGACGCTCAACGGCTGGGAGATCACCTACTCGTGCGTCGACAGCGAATGA
- a CDS encoding (2Fe-2S) ferredoxin domain-containing protein, translated as MPQRKRYLFVCVNRRPDGTPKGSCAQRGSVELHAALKDALKDRGLAKTEVRACTSSCLDVCWAGPVVAVEPDGYFYGRVTTEDVPAIVEALAADTRVERLVLPSNDFDEKTAGPALPTEGGQP; from the coding sequence GTGCCCCAACGCAAGCGTTACCTCTTCGTCTGCGTGAACCGCCGCCCCGACGGCACGCCCAAGGGCTCGTGCGCGCAGCGCGGCTCCGTCGAGCTCCACGCGGCCCTCAAGGACGCGCTGAAGGACCGCGGCCTCGCGAAGACCGAGGTGCGCGCTTGCACCTCGAGTTGCCTCGACGTCTGCTGGGCCGGCCCGGTCGTCGCCGTCGAGCCCGACGGCTACTTCTACGGCCGCGTCACGACGGAGGACGTCCCTGCGATCGTCGAGGCCCTCGCCGCTGACACGCGCGTCGAGCGACTCGTTTTGCCCTCCAACGATTTCGACGAGAAGACCGCGGGCCCAGCTCTCCCCACGGAGGGCGGGCAGCCGTGA
- a CDS encoding DUF4215 domain-containing protein → MTRSLAPSLVLLGLALVACGEDALPPRTQPTTSSSGSGGQGGDGGQGGAGGVGGQGGAGGQGGAGGVGGQGGAGGGVPDPFCGDGNVNPELGEECDDGNPAPGDLCSPECKLLFNEVEPNGTAAEANPWVSPFGAEISPAGDVDVVTFEITDGPRSVIVETRDSGDGACAAGLVDTVVEVLGADGATVLAADDDKGEGFCSLVTVASLSAGTYHVRVVASPEAAAPTFAYRLAIGVVTDVCGDDIRTPAEQCDDGNQNAGDGCGPTCQLEISETEPNDTSAQADPYVAPFHAVLAPASDVDVIVVDVASAGSTITAQTTDAGLGACALNELDTVVEILDADGTSVITSNDDFVGFCSYVEAPGLAPGKYYVRVKAGPLFDGAGLYSLSVLVAPP, encoded by the coding sequence ATGACCCGATCCCTCGCCCCCTCCCTCGTGCTCCTCGGCCTCGCGCTCGTTGCGTGTGGCGAAGACGCGCTGCCGCCCCGCACGCAGCCGACCACGAGCTCCTCGGGCTCGGGTGGACAAGGCGGCGACGGCGGACAAGGCGGCGCGGGCGGCGTCGGCGGACAAGGCGGCGCAGGCGGACAGGGCGGCGCGGGCGGCGTCGGCGGACAGGGCGGCGCGGGCGGCGGCGTCCCCGATCCGTTCTGCGGCGACGGCAACGTGAACCCCGAGCTCGGCGAGGAGTGCGACGATGGAAACCCCGCGCCGGGCGACCTCTGCTCTCCCGAATGCAAGCTGCTCTTCAACGAGGTCGAGCCGAACGGCACCGCTGCCGAGGCGAACCCGTGGGTCTCTCCGTTCGGCGCGGAGATCTCGCCTGCGGGGGACGTCGACGTCGTCACCTTCGAGATCACGGACGGCCCCAGGAGCGTGATCGTCGAGACGCGCGACTCGGGCGACGGCGCTTGCGCCGCGGGCCTCGTCGACACCGTCGTCGAGGTCCTCGGCGCCGACGGCGCCACCGTGCTCGCCGCCGACGACGACAAGGGCGAAGGATTCTGCTCGCTCGTCACCGTCGCCTCGTTGTCCGCGGGCACCTACCACGTCCGCGTCGTCGCCTCGCCCGAGGCCGCCGCCCCGACCTTCGCCTACCGCCTCGCGATCGGCGTCGTCACCGACGTCTGCGGCGACGACATCCGCACGCCTGCCGAGCAGTGCGACGACGGCAACCAGAACGCGGGCGACGGCTGCGGCCCGACGTGCCAGCTCGAGATCAGCGAGACCGAGCCGAACGACACCTCGGCCCAGGCCGACCCCTACGTCGCCCCGTTTCACGCCGTCCTCGCGCCGGCCTCGGACGTCGACGTCATCGTCGTGGACGTCGCGTCCGCCGGCTCGACGATCACCGCGCAGACCACCGACGCCGGCCTCGGCGCTTGTGCGCTCAACGAGCTCGACACGGTCGTCGAGATCCTCGACGCGGACGGCACGAGCGTGATCACGAGCAACGACGACTTCGTCGGCTTCTGCTCGTACGTCGAGGCGCCGGGCCTCGCGCCTGGCAAGTACTACGTGCGGGTCAAAGCGGGCCCGCTCTTCGACGGCGCGGGCCTCTACAGCCTCTCCGTCCTCGTCGCGCCCCCCTGA
- a CDS encoding MYXO-CTERM sorting domain-containing protein — MRVFPFAAAIAALSLLSPATSHANGRFPIADQLVVDPNDPSHIVLRTTYGVLETSDAGGAWSWICEGAVGYGGTQDPAIGVMSDGTILAGIFEGLSISHDRGCAWDFAPAPLEKEYVIDVSVHKDDPTRAVAITSTGKGTDGFHVIIAETADNGKTWTQAGNAILSDFIALTVDVTPSNPQRLYASGIVGKSFAPAIERSDDRGVTWTRTYLDASYAKYVPFLAAIDPQNPDRVYLRMSGDPIDKLLVSDDAGATWTEVFAAADDLLGFALSPDGARVAIGGPKDGIQLASTADLAFQKVSDVYTRCLTWTTAGLYACGNQFVDGFTVGLSKDEGKTFENLYDLPDICPLECPAEAETTAACVMSWPGIAATLAIEPSACGGIGAGSGSGSGSGGGGPQPLEPAGGCACDLGGASSTSGAAVLGGLAALASYFRRRRAARCSKLRA; from the coding sequence ATGCGCGTCTTTCCTTTCGCCGCGGCGATCGCGGCCCTCTCGCTCCTCTCGCCCGCCACATCCCACGCGAACGGTCGTTTCCCCATCGCCGACCAGCTCGTCGTCGACCCGAACGATCCTTCCCACATCGTCCTTCGCACCACGTACGGCGTCCTCGAGACCTCGGACGCGGGCGGCGCGTGGTCGTGGATCTGCGAGGGCGCGGTTGGTTACGGCGGCACCCAGGATCCGGCCATCGGCGTGATGAGCGACGGCACGATCCTCGCCGGCATCTTCGAGGGCCTGAGCATCAGCCACGATCGCGGCTGCGCCTGGGACTTCGCGCCGGCCCCGCTCGAGAAGGAGTACGTCATCGACGTCTCCGTCCACAAGGACGACCCCACGCGCGCCGTCGCCATCACCTCCACCGGCAAGGGCACCGACGGCTTCCACGTGATCATCGCCGAGACCGCGGACAACGGCAAAACCTGGACGCAGGCGGGGAACGCGATCCTGAGCGACTTCATCGCCCTCACGGTCGACGTCACGCCGTCGAACCCGCAGCGCCTCTACGCGAGCGGCATCGTGGGCAAGTCCTTCGCGCCTGCGATCGAGCGCTCCGACGATCGCGGCGTCACCTGGACGCGCACCTACCTCGACGCTTCCTACGCCAAGTACGTCCCCTTCCTCGCCGCGATCGACCCGCAGAACCCTGACCGCGTCTACCTGCGCATGAGCGGCGATCCGATCGACAAGCTGCTCGTCAGCGACGACGCGGGCGCCACGTGGACCGAGGTCTTCGCGGCGGCCGACGATCTGCTCGGCTTCGCGCTCTCGCCCGACGGCGCGCGCGTCGCGATCGGCGGCCCCAAGGACGGCATCCAGCTCGCGAGCACCGCGGACCTCGCCTTCCAGAAGGTCAGCGACGTCTACACGCGTTGCCTCACGTGGACGACGGCGGGCCTCTACGCTTGCGGCAACCAGTTCGTCGACGGCTTCACCGTTGGCCTCTCGAAGGACGAGGGCAAGACCTTCGAGAACCTCTACGACTTGCCCGACATCTGCCCGCTCGAGTGCCCCGCGGAGGCCGAGACGACGGCCGCGTGCGTGATGAGCTGGCCGGGCATCGCGGCCACGCTCGCGATCGAGCCGAGCGCGTGTGGTGGCATCGGCGCGGGCAGCGGATCGGGCAGCGGCAGCGGCGGCGGTGGGCCGCAGCCGCTCGAACCGGCGGGCGGATGTGCCTGCGACCTCGGCGGCGCTTCGAGCACCTCCGGCGCGGCCGTCCTCGGCGGCCTCGCGGCGCTCGCCTCGTACTTTCGACGGCGGAGGGCGGCTCGATGCTCTAAGCTCCGCGCATGA
- the bioA gene encoding adenosylmethionine--8-amino-7-oxononanoate transaminase, with protein sequence MTKDEDARARWRAELVRADKQYVWHPYTPMQRYIDEVDPLCVERAAGARFFDVDGRSYLDANSSWWVSTLGHNHPRLVEALARQAGRLCHVSLAGVTHEGAAKLGEELVAIAPPGLVKVFYSDDGSTAVEVALKLALQMWQNEGRPQRRRFVALDGAFHGETIGAASLGGVEVFRRPFAGVLMECIHVPPPEGDAPEDAGYARAFEALEKLLAEGSDTIAAVVLEPLVQGAAGMRMYDAAYLRHARALCDRYDVLLVIDEVFTGYGRTGAMWASTRAGVAPDLMCLAKGFSGGMFPMAATLATGRVFDAFLGAPERAFYYGHSFCGNPLGAAIAREVLAIFREEEIVAKVQPKAARITKAFAAMREIPGVVRSRSLGMIGALDLSKGAAYLGELGWKVYVEARKRGAYLRPLGDVVYVAPPLTIPDDELETLLGIVEESVRAALG encoded by the coding sequence GTGACGAAGGACGAAGACGCGCGGGCGCGATGGCGCGCCGAGCTCGTGCGCGCGGACAAACAGTACGTGTGGCACCCGTACACGCCGATGCAGCGGTACATCGACGAGGTGGATCCGCTCTGCGTGGAGCGGGCCGCGGGGGCGCGCTTCTTCGACGTCGACGGGCGGAGCTACCTCGACGCGAACTCGAGCTGGTGGGTCTCGACGCTGGGGCACAACCACCCGCGCCTCGTCGAGGCGCTCGCGCGGCAGGCGGGCAGGCTCTGTCACGTGTCGCTCGCGGGCGTGACGCACGAGGGCGCGGCGAAGCTCGGCGAGGAGCTCGTCGCGATCGCGCCGCCGGGGCTCGTGAAGGTGTTCTACAGCGACGACGGCTCGACGGCGGTGGAGGTCGCGCTGAAGCTCGCGCTGCAGATGTGGCAGAACGAGGGGCGCCCGCAGCGCCGGAGGTTCGTGGCGCTCGATGGAGCGTTCCACGGCGAGACGATCGGAGCCGCGAGCCTCGGGGGCGTGGAGGTGTTTCGAAGGCCCTTCGCGGGCGTGCTCATGGAGTGCATCCACGTGCCGCCGCCCGAGGGCGACGCGCCCGAGGACGCCGGATACGCGCGCGCGTTCGAGGCCCTGGAGAAGCTGCTCGCCGAGGGCAGCGACACGATCGCGGCGGTGGTGCTCGAGCCGCTCGTGCAAGGCGCGGCGGGGATGCGGATGTACGACGCGGCGTACCTGAGGCACGCGCGCGCGCTCTGCGATCGGTACGACGTGCTGCTCGTGATCGACGAGGTGTTCACGGGTTACGGGCGCACGGGAGCGATGTGGGCGTCAACGCGCGCGGGCGTCGCGCCGGATCTGATGTGCCTCGCGAAGGGCTTCTCCGGGGGCATGTTCCCGATGGCGGCGACGCTCGCGACCGGGCGGGTCTTCGACGCGTTCCTCGGCGCGCCGGAGCGGGCGTTTTATTACGGCCACTCGTTCTGCGGCAACCCGCTCGGCGCGGCCATCGCGCGCGAGGTGCTCGCGATCTTCCGCGAGGAAGAGATCGTGGCGAAGGTCCAGCCGAAGGCCGCGCGTATCACGAAGGCGTTCGCCGCGATGCGCGAGATCCCCGGCGTGGTGCGGAGCCGATCGCTCGGGATGATCGGCGCGCTCGATCTGTCGAAGGGAGCCGCGTACCTCGGCGAGCTCGGCTGGAAGGTCTACGTGGAGGCGCGCAAGCGCGGGGCGTATCTGCGGCCGCTCGGGGACGTGGTGTACGTGGCGCCGCCCTTGACGATCCCGGACGACGAGCTCGAGACGTTGCTCGGGATCGTCGAGGAGAGCGTGCGGGCGGCGCTGGGTTAG